The following DNA comes from Ornithinimicrobium avium.
CGCAGCGGCCGCGTCGGGGGTCAGCAGCGCCCCGGCGGACAGGTCGCGGGCAGCACGCTGGCCGACGAAGGAGTCCAGGTCGCCGGCGGGGACGAGCTGCAGGGCCGGGTCCGGGGTCACCTGGACCGTCATCAGGTCCGCTGCGGTGATCGTCTCCCCCCGCATCACCGTGTCCCGCACCGCCACCGCACTCGTGGCGTCGGTGTTGGACAGGTAGACCCACACGGCCAGCAGGGCGCCCGTCACCACCAGGCCCAGACCCACCAGAGCCAGCAACGGACGGCGACGCAGCTTCGGTGGTGCCGCCACCGCGGTCGTCCCCGTCGTGGGTGGTGTGGGCGGATACGGCAAGGACCCTCCGGCGCCGCCCTGCCCGTCGGTCGCGCTGAACTTCTTTGCCATGTGCGTCTCTTCCCGTCTCGACCTTGCTGACTTGTGCGAGGCATCCTTTGCCCGAAGGGCTCGCTGCGCGCCCGCTGGCGCCTTACTGGCTCAGCACCTGCGCCTCCCCCATCACGATCTGGCCGTCTTGGAT
Coding sequences within:
- a CDS encoding SAF domain-containing protein; translated protein: MAKKFSATDGQGGAGGSLPYPPTPPTTGTTAVAAPPKLRRRPLLALVGLGLVVTGALLAVWVYLSNTDATSAVAVRDTVMRGETITAADLMTVQVTPDPALQLVPAGDLDSFVGQRAARDLSAGALLTPDAAAAQVVPGAGESVVGLALTSGLMPGEPLMVGDRVRVVGTPGQAGDPAAFESADTVFAAEVVGVTASLESPQTVVSVLVPEQDAAQIAQWASAGRAALVLDSREGG